gcgccaagagagaggagtcctactaggactccaagtccaagtaggattccacttggtggaagggggagaaggaaggaagagggagagggagagggaaaggggggtgccgcccccttcccctagtccaattcggactaccaGTGGGGGCGCACGGCCATCCCCATGCGGTCCTCCTGTCTCTCCACTAAGACCCgtgaaggcccattagttccctcggggggtaccgataaccctccagcactccgataGTTACCCgatacctctcggaactcatccggtgtctgaataacatcgtccaatatatcattctttatgtcttgaccatttcgagactcctcatcatgtccatgatctcattcgggactccgaacaacattcggttatcaaaacacataactcatataattcaaaatcgtcatcgaacgttaagcatgcgcaccctatgggttcgagaactatgtagacatgaccgagacatctctccggccaataaccaatagaagaacctggatgctcatattggctcctacatattctacaaagatctttattggtcaaaccgcataacaacacacattattccctttgtcatcggtatgttacttgcccgagattcgatcatcagtatcctcatacctagttcaatctcgttactggcaagtctatttactcgttccgtaatgcatcatcccgtaactaactcattagtcacattgcttgcaaggctcatagtgatgtgcattaccgagagggcctagagatacctcttcgattcacggagtgacaaatcctaatctcgatctatgccaactcaataaacaccctcggagacacctgtagagcatctttataatcacccagttacattgtgacgtttaatagcacacaaggtgttcctccggtattcgggagttgcataatcccatagtcagaggaacatgtataagtcatgaagaaagcaatagcaataaaactaaacaatcattatgctaagctaattgaTGGGTCtttttcatcacatcattctctaatgatgtgatcccgttcatcaaatgataacacatgtctatggtcaggaaacttaaccatctttgattaacgagctagtcaagtacaggcatacaagggacactctgtttgtctatgtattcacacatgtactaagtttctgattaatacaattctagcatgaataataaacatttatcatgatataaggaaatataaataacaactttattattgcctctagggcatatttccttcagttccgtaatacaagatccccgtgactaaactcattagtcacatgcttgcaaagtattcatgatgttgtattaccgagagggcctagagatatctccCCATCATACGGAGCAAAAAATGCCAATCTCGgtccatgcaacccaacaaacacttcccgagatacttgtagagcacctttatgataaCCAAATTAGTAAGTGACGTTTGATAACCCACAAAGTATTCTTCCGATATTCAGGAGTGGCATGATTTCATGGTCTaaagaactgatacttgacatgaagaaagctatagcaaataaacTAGGTGACACGATCCGATCTTAAGCTTatggttgggtctgtccatcacaccattctcctaatgatgtgatctcgttttcaaataaaaactcatgtctatggttaggaaacgttaATCATCttggatcaacgagctagtctagtagaggctcactagggacgcaGTATTGTTTATGCAtctacacatgtatctgagtttccaatcaataaaattgaagcatggataataaacatttatcatgaacaaggaaatatgataatagcatcattattattgcctctagggcatatttccagcagtctgtcactttgcactagagtcaataatctagtttacatcgtaatgaatctaacaccagtagagttctggtgctgatcatcctTTGCTCGTGGAACATGTTTTGtaaatgggtctacaacattcagatccatatgtacttgcaaagttctatgtctccctcctcgaTGTAAACACGGATGGAGTTGACGCGGCGTTTGATGTGCTTTGTTTCTAATGAAACCTTCGTTCCTTGGCAATGGCaatggcaccagtgttgtcacaaaatatAGTCATTgaatccgatgcactaggtaccaCTCCTAGATcagacatgaactccttcatccagacgcCTTCCTGTGACatttctgaagcagctatgtatttcgcttcacatgtagatgcGGTTACCATGCTCTGCTTGGAGCTACTCCAACTGAccgctccaccattcaaaataaacacgtatccggtaTGAGACTTCgagtcatctgaatcagtgtcGAAGATttcattgacgtaaccctttaggacgatctcttcgccacctccataaatgagaaacattttcttagtgctctttaggtacttcaggatatttttgactgatgtccagtgatccactcctggatcactctagTACCGACCTGACATACTTATGGtaagcacacatcaggtctggtatacaacatggcatacattatagagccaATGTTTGAGGCATAGGAGATGACTTTCatcctttttatttcttttgtcGTGGTcatgctttgagtcttactcaacttcataccttgcaacacaagcaagaaccccttcttcgactggtccattttgaacttcttcgaaatcttgtaaaggtatgtgctctgtgaaagtcctatcaggcgtcttgatctatctctatagatcttgatgcccaatatgtaagcagcctcacctaggtctttcactgaaaaactcttattcaaataaacatttatgctttccagagattatatatcatttccaatcaataatatgtcatccacatacagtattacaaatgttacagagctcccagtcaatttcttgtaaatacaaccttctccataagtttgtataaaaccaaaagctttgatcacctcattaaAGTGAACATTcaaactccaagatgcttgcaccaggccatagatggattgctggagcttgcataccatattagcatccttaggattgataaaaccttctagttgcatcatatacaactctttcataaggaaaccattaaggaacgcTGTTTTGGCGTCCATCTATACCAGATTTCACAATCGAAAAATGTAGCAAATGCTAACATAATCCTAATAGACTtcagcattgctacgggtgagaaagcctcatcgtagtcaaccccttgaattttTTGAAAACCCTTTGCGataagtcaagctttatagatggtgacattaacATCAACGTCTTCTTctccttaaagatccatttgttctcaatggccTTTCGGTCACCATGTAAGTTTACCAAAGTCCATATTcggttttcatacatggatcctatctcggatttcatgacctcaagccatttgtcggaatccggcctcatcattgcttcttcataatTTGTAGGTTCACCGTtgcaacaacatgacttccaagacaggattaccataccattcaAGGACGGCACGTGTCCTagtcgacctacgaagttcaatagaATTTTGATtaaaagttccatgatcatcatcattagcttcctctccggCTGGTGTAGGCATCAGAGGAACTTATTCCGGTGATGCGCTactctccaattcgagagaaggtacgattacctcatcaagctctactttgctcccactcacttctttcgagagaaattccttctctagaaatgatacattcttggcaataaagatcttgccctcggatctgtgatataaggtatatccaatggtctctttagggtattctatgaagacgcacttctccgctttgggttcgagcttatcaggctgaagcctcttgacataagcgtcacatcctcaaactttaagaaacgacagcttaggtttcttgccaaacaatagttcatacggtgtcgcctcaatAGATTTAGACGGTGTcatgtttaaagtgaatgcagctgtctctaatgcataaccccaaaacgatagtggcaaatcagtaagagacatcatagaacgcaccatatccataCGACATTTAGACGCACCATTACAATGTgctgttccaagtggcgtgagttttGAAACAATTCCATATTATATTAAATTCGctccaaactcgtaactcggatattcacctccacgatcaaattgtagaaattttattttttattacgatgattctctacttcactcggaaactccttgaacttttaagatatttcagacttgtgcttcattaagtaaatatacccatatctagttaagtcatctgtgaaggttagaaaataacaatatTCACCGTGTACTTAACAATGAAAGAAAGGTGTGTGCAGACTGGGAGAAACACTTTTGAGTGGATGCAATAATCAATCACTAGACTACTTCTGAAGAAGAAAAATTCACTTGACCAATATATGAGAACCCTTCGGGTTTTTTTTTTGGAACAAGAACGAGAGGCTTTGGAAATCGATCCCACAAAATCTAGTCAACGTCTAAATTTCTTGTCCGCTGCGGCTATGTTTGGTTGCTAGGGTGAGAAATTCCAGGGTAAATACAACAAAGAAGTAATTTTCTTGACAACTTGAAATCCACGTGATATTCTTCCACAACCATTTGGCACTTCGGGAGAAAAAAATTCTATGagacgtgtcatccatcaggacgggtctcacctaCTTTATATGAGACCtagtctcatataatttttttcccacTTCGGGGCTCGGGGGACGAGGTTTTCTGGCCTCCGTGAAGAAAACGGAGAAAAGCAGGAAACAAAAAATGAGGCTCTCCTCTTGAAGCTGGGCGTCGCATCACCGAGCAAGCGATAGCCATCTTCAACCTCCGATTAACCATGCAAATCAGCATAGCCAGCCGCCGTTTCTAGAAAAAGCATAGCCAACCGCCAGCTTCAGGAAAGGGAGGAAATCATACTTCAGTTTTACCAAGCGGATGGGGAACTCACACAGACCGATCACAAAATTGTTAATTCCAACAAAATTGTGGTTGCATCTAAGCCAGCCATGGCTGAGCAGTAGGCCCATATGATCTCCCATGGACGCAATGAGCTGAAGCAGCTCCGATGGGCTCGCTCGACTCAATTCACTCGGTATTAATCGCCAATGCAAAAACGTTGTAAGATCCAAAATCCCTGGATCAAGTTGTCGGGAGATTTGTTCTTTCGCGGCTCAAGCTTGTCAATAGTGAGGAAGGGTGGGGCGGGAGGACATGGTAGACTTGTCGGAGGGGGAGGGGCGAAGGAAGCGGGTGAGATGAACTCGGCCAGAACGACGACGGCGGCGAGAAAGAGAGAAAGCGCCATGGAAAATCTTCCACGGGGTCAGGGGTAGTTTTTCTTTAGCCCGGGGATTTAATGTGGATGGGCCCGATATCcctctcccctgcatcgaccaaatGCACAGCCACACAACCATGGGAAGGGCTTCCACGGGTGGCAGCTGCCCAGGGAAAGGGAGGGGATCTCGGGGGGATATCGGGCAACCAAATGAGCCCTGAGTGTGGTTTGACCCATGCTTCCATCACTATTAATGGATTCATCCCTAATCCTCAAAGTGTGAAGTGAATGGAGAAATAATACTGCTCATTAAGTAGGTGAAGAAAACTGGCAATGCCTTGCGTGCGTTCTACTTGATTCCGTGCCAAAAATATGGTCAAAGCCAGACAAAAAGGGGGTGCCTGCCATCATAATCATGCCATCTAGATTTGCAGTGTCTACAACTGAGACCCTTTGCTTTTGTTTCGATCTTAATTTACTACGAACGCGGCAGTGATTATGCACAAGATCATAATGAtggttttcacttgaggtaaaGCAACAGAGTACTACTCCGTACATTGTACATGAAGAAAACATGATTTGAGCTTCAGAAACAGAGCACGGTGAATTACGATTGAAGAACAATTGATGTATGAGCGCTATGCATCCGGTGCAAGTTTGTGTTGTCGACCAAGCTACGCCTTTTCTAGTGAAGCAACGTGACACCTGCATATTTTGTATTTAGAATACCGATTAACATATATGTATGACTCAAAAATTACAGTTGATCCTGTGCATGAATTTGCACTCTCCCTGATTTTTTAGTACCACCTATTTAACTGTACTTTGTGCACTATGAAATGAAATCCTTATAGTTAATGTGTAAAAGGATGTCATATATAGTTCTATATCTATATCTACATGTATATCTATACTTCTATATCTTTATTTATTATTTCTGTATCTATATCCATATCCATACATATATCTATATTTATACATATACTTCTACATCTATATCTGTATACTAATATAAAAAGAGCGAGCTGTGGATATCCAACAAACATTACCCGTTCTTTAGCATTAAACACGTTTATCACTAAACATGTTTATCATCCTTCTCTAGTTGATATCATGCCAAATAAAAACGTCAGCGTTAACCAAGCAGTTGTATTCTACATAATATTAACGTGCATGTAATTTATATATTGTCTAATATTAACATGCAATTTATATCTtgtctaatactccctccgtcaactaatataaaagcgtttagatcactactttattagtgatctaaacatttttatattagtttacgaagaAAGTATTAATATATGCATTGCACGTACATAATTACTAGTTACAGGAAGTCGACATCTTTTAGCAGGTATTGTGTCCAGAAAAGTAATCGAGGATGGTTGGTACTGTGCGAACGAGAGAATGTAAAAAAGGCAAATAATCGTCGGTGTCAAACACATGGATAGTGAATAAAGGCAGATAATCGTCGGTGTAGACAATAAACAATTCTAAAGCAATGCACACATATTATATAGTTCCTTTTTGCAAAACACAAAGCCATGTGCATAATCCCCGCATCTTTCCTCCCAGCTTAAGCAAAAGAAAGGGGAGAAAATCCTTTTGCCAAAAACGCACGCTAGCTACCAAGAACGTATGCATTTAGGCATGTGAAGTTGTGAGGGTATGAGGTAGTCCAGCAGTGGACGCGCTTTTTTGTCTGGCCACTGCATAAAACCACTTGTGTAGACACACAGAAATAGGCGACCAGATTTCCCATAATATGAACTGGCAAAAGCAGCACAAAATGATGCTGGTATGAACCTTCTTTATTCGCTGGCCAGAAAGACGCAGTGGAAAATCAAGAAAGTTGGGCCATTTCTAGCCCTTGGGCAAGGCTGCAATCCTCTAGGAAACGGCCTATTTCCGCAGGTGCTCATGCCACTGTCCCCAAGCCCAACCTAACCCCACTGAGCTGATCCACTTTCAGTTAATATTTATTTTTCCATCATGCTAAAAAACAAGTAGAATAATGGCAATAAAATAGTTTATGAAACAGCATCATTTGTTGAGGCTTTTGAGAGGGCCCTTTTGCCAGTATAAAACTAGCACGCACCCTCACCGGCTTCACCAGGCTTCAGCAGTCTCAAGAGCCTCCTCCCATCCGCTTTGCCTGGAGGAAAGAAATTGTCTGAACCTTTCCTCCACTTACTAGCCTTTCTTCCTCCCCGTTGCCGCCATGAGGGCTCTCTTTGCatggtgcgccctcctcctggcgtGCGGCGGCCTGCTGCATTGCGCGGAGGCGGCCAAGGCCCGGCACCTCAAGTGGGAGGTGGGCCACATGTTCTGGTCGCCGGACTGCGAGGAGAAGGTGCTCATCGGCATCAACGGCCAGTTCCCCGGCCCCACCATCCGGGCCAAGGCCGGCGACACCATCGTCGTCGAGCTCAAGAACGGGCTGCACACCGAGGGCGTCGTCATCCACTGGCACGGCGTCAGACAGGCGAGTGATTAACCACGGCATGAGCACACCGTCACTGCCTTGTCTCTTCCCCGTTGCATGCTGCTAGCAGATTTTTGTTCTTTTGCTGACCTTTATGTTGTCCTGACATTTCATGAACAAAAATCATGGCAGATTGGAACGCCGTGGGCGGACGGCACGGCCGCCATCTCCCAGTGCGccatcaaccccgaagaaaccttCACTTATCGGTTCGTCGTCGACAAGGTACCTCCACTGTCCAAATCACCTACATGACGCACACCATAgttgctgccaagaaactgaaaTTAATCGCAACATTAGTTTCAGTAACCGTTGCAAaactttctccttttccttctttttagtttgacttgtgacttgtgattgACCCATGGATGGTTCATGGCTGCAGCCGGGGACATACTTCTACCACGGGCACTACGGCATGCAGAGGGCGGCAGGGCTGTACGGCTCTCTGATCGTGGATGTGGCGGACGGGGAGGAGGAGCCGTTCAAGTATGACGGCGAGCTGAACCTGCTCCTCAGCGACTGGTACCACGACAGCATCTACAACCAGATGGTTGGCCTCTCCTCCAGCCCCATGAGATGGATCGGCGAGCCCCAGGTAACTGTTAAAACCACACTAATGCTCTTGCTATATACTGTATGTTTTGCTATGTCTGCTTCAGCAAGATGCAGTTTTCACCGTAGACAAAGGGTATTTTGGTAGGTTGGATTTACAGCCAGGACAGTCCAAAATGCACTCTTTCAAGTAGAATTTAAAACACAAAAACGACAAATGGCACTGGGAGATCGGAGCCCGTCCATCTGATTTGGATGATCTTGGAAAGGGCAATTGGTTTGTCCTCTTCTTGAAATTTAAAATGCAAGTGCACTAGAAAAGTTCAGCTAGCTGGTGAATTGGGCGCTTTAGATGATCACATAAAGAGCAATTTAAAATTTAAAATGCAGTTGTTGGTGCAGCATACCTATGTATGCAGGGTAgtcctccctccgtcccaaaataagtgactcaacttcgGACTAATTTTAATACAAAATTATACtcaaattgagacacttattttgaaacaaAGGGAGCATAAAGCATGGCTACTGTTTATTTGTTATGAAAACACTTGCTCTTGTGAGTTGAATAGCGGTTTAGGATAAAAATCCTGGATTGCCAGGCTAGTCACTAAAGCTAAGCAGAGCATGGCCTCAAAGACCCCAGCTGATGGTGATAAACTGATGATGCACACACTCAGCTTTCTCATCAGGACCAGAAAGCTTACATGCATCCAGGGCCAACTGTGGTGATGAGAAAGGCAAAAGAAATGGAACCCACCCCATTGGGCTTCCTAGAAAGAAGCACTCACACTTCAAAAAGTAAAAGAGACACACACCATGTATAGGACCCTTTGTAGGCTCAAGACCAGTATCATATCTGTGCTAATGCCTAAAGTATCAGAGCAGATCATGTTCCTATGCACAGCACACACACACATTACAAATTTTCTGAAGAAAAGGTTGGGGGTGACACAAGGCCACATGATTTTCAGAGGGGACACTTGTGGTCATGTGCCACCAAAAAGCATCCATGCAAGGACCTTTTCTCTCTTGATCTTGGAAACATCTGCCCGCCTGCCTGGGCAGATGCATGATGCAGAGCAGAGGTGATGTGgtatttttttgaaaaaagttaCAGAGGGTACAGTGACCCTAGGTGGCACTCCCACATTATTGTGTGGGGAGCTTTGGCTTGGCCACTGGGTGGTCAGGGAAAGAGTCAAGCCAACATGAGTGCATCCCACACTGACAGTGGTACTTTTTTTTCTTGTGCGCACAAAGCACATGTGTGCATGTGTTGGGGAAGGCAGCCCAGCAAGAACAGTGACATGTCACTGCTGGTTCACAAGCACCATGAGCATCTGCTGGAGTGTTTGAAAATTGATGTGTTGATTTTAACACAGCCGAAAGACAAGTGGAAGTGTTCGCTAAGATATTGGGCAATGACACAGCACTGTAATCTGAATCTCTGGTCACCTTGGTAATAATCCAGGCGACACTTTGCCTTGGTAGATGTTGCTATCTTCGTGTAGTTTTTAACTTTTTATTATGTCAGACGCTGTTTGATGTCGAAATTGTCTGGAGATTCTGCCTGGATTTCTTTGGGCTAACGGCACGCACCGTGTGTTCTTGTTGTGCTGCAGTCGTTGCTGATCAACGGTAGGGGGCAGTTCAACTGCTCGCTCGCGGCGGCGCACACGCCGGGCACCAAGCAGTGCaccgccggcggcaacaggcattGCGCACCGGTGATCCTCCCTGTCCAGCCCAACAAGACCTACAGGCTCAGGATCGCCAGCACCACCTCGCTGGCCTCCCTCAACCTCGCGATCGGGGTAAGCAAATCCGAGACGAGCTGATTCCAAGATAATAAAACAGTATAAACTGTGCAGTGTGCAGAATCCTGAAGCAATGTCGGATGCTTGCGCCATTGTTTAATCCGGTGAGGTTTTTTATTGTTCAGAATCACAAGCTGACGGTGGTGGAGGCCGACGGCAACTACGTGGAGCCGTTCGTGGTGGACGACATGGACATCTACTCCGGCGACAGCTACTCCGTCCTGCTCACCACCGACCAGGACCCGTCGTCCAACTACTGGGTCAGCATCGGCGTGCGCGGCCGGGCGCCCAAGACGGCGCCGGCCCTGGCGCTCCTGAACTACCGGCCCAACCGCGGGTTCAAGCTGCCGGCCATCGCGCCGCCAGTGACCCCGGCGTGGAACGACACGGCGCACAGCAAGGCGTTCACGACCCAGATCAAGGCCCGCGCCGGCACGCCCCCGCCGCCGGCGACGTCGGACCGGCGCATCGAGCTGCTCAACACGCAGAACAAGCTGGACGGTCACATCAAGTGGTCCATCAACAACGTGTCCCTGGTGCTCCCGGCGACGCCGTACCTGGGCTCCCTGAAGCTGGGGCTCAAGACGGCGCTGGCCGCGGCGCGGCCGGCGGACACGTTCGGGCGCGCCTACGACGTGACGCGGCCGCCGCACAACCCCAACACGACGACGGGGGACAACGTGTACGTGCTCCGCCACAACACCACGGTGGACGTGGTGCTCCAGAACGCCAACGCGCTGCAGCACAACGTGAGCGAGGTGCACCCGTGGCACCTGCACGGGCACGACTTCTGGGTGCTCGGGTACGGCGAGGGCGCGTACAGGGGCGACGCCGCCGACGCGGCGAGGCTGAACCTGGCGAACCCGCCGCTGCGGAACACGGCGGTGATCTTCCCGTACGGGTGGACGGCGCTGCGGTTCGTGGCGGACAACCCCGGGGTGTGGGCGTTCCACTGCCACATCGAGCCGCACCTCCACATGGGGATGGGGGTCATCTTCGCCGAGGCCATCGACCGCGTCGGGAAGGTGCCCAAGGAGGCCGTCTCCTGCGGCGCCACGGCCACCGCGCTCATGAACGGCGACCACCTCTGATCGTGAGTCGGCCGTGAGCCCTTTATGAGAGCCTGGCTTTGGCCTCTCCGTCTTGTGCGATTGAAGCGTTTGGTTACTGATGATTAGCGAGGGTTCTTCCATTTTTCCCTTTTCTTGAGGGTTCTATTTTCCCTTCTTTGCTGTATTGTTAGGGAGTGAGATTGTATTTGTTAAGTGCTTCTGATTTGTTGGGGTCATGGATTGCAATGCAAACAATGGTTTGCTCGGCATTAATGTGCACTCCAAGGTTCCATCTTAGAATTCAAGCTCTGCCTACGCGGTCTCGTTTGCAGGTTCACGAGAGGATGCCACGACTGAGGAACTCCAAACCCGAAACCTTATCGCCACAAACACTCGTGCCGAGCCGGCCATCCAAAACTATCCCCTAAATATCGGCTCATAACGGTTAATTTAAAATTCAAAACCATCGCGGAATCACGTTAGCCCCAATCATAATAAAAAAAAAGACAGTATGCATAGTTTCTTTATGCCCGATCACAACAGAATATCAGTCCGGCAGTCCATACAAAAAATTGGATTTTCTATCCTGATGGACTGGCAATACAAGCCTCCACGTTCAatctgtcgccgccgccgtcttggCCTCCTCCTTGTCCACCGCCTCCTTGTCCGGCTCCTCCAACTGATCCTTCTACCCTTTCAATATCTTAAAACGGACGGCTTGCACACAACTAAATCCTCCTTCTTCAAGGCCAACATCTTCGCGTCCTCCGAAGCGTCTGTGATCTCAATcttcttctcttcgagcatggtctTCCTCTCTTCAAGTTTGGGCTTCTTCTCGATCGCCGCCATCAACATGTTAAACCTCTCGACCTTATTTTTCCTCATTGACGTTAGAGCGCTTGACATATATCTCCTTTGCTAAGATGTCCTTAAACCTCATCGTcatcttggccgccgccccttctcGCTTCGCCTTCTCATCCCACTTCTTTCACCGGAACCCTCTTCTAACCTTCTTGGGCGGTTGTTTTGTTGGGTCGGTTAGACCTCGGTTTCTTTCTCGGTTTCATGGGCGATGGTCTTGCAATGAATTGATTAAATGtccattcaacttcaaccaacaatgcatgatggtgaagttcttcttctccaacttcAAGAACACATTGGACGCATGAAATGACTACAAAAAAAACATTGTCAAATTACTATAAATGACCAACAATGTGCATATCCGGCCAAATGACCAACACAACAATGCAGATCCAACCAACAATATGCATATCCAACCAAATAATCTAG
The sequence above is drawn from the Triticum aestivum cultivar Chinese Spring chromosome 7A, IWGSC CS RefSeq v2.1, whole genome shotgun sequence genome and encodes:
- the LOC123148029 gene encoding L-ascorbate oxidase, which translates into the protein MRALFAWCALLLACGGLLHCAEAAKARHLKWEVGHMFWSPDCEEKVLIGINGQFPGPTIRAKAGDTIVVELKNGLHTEGVVIHWHGVRQIGTPWADGTAAISQCAINPEETFTYRFVVDKPGTYFYHGHYGMQRAAGLYGSLIVDVADGEEEPFKYDGELNLLLSDWYHDSIYNQMVGLSSSPMRWIGEPQSLLINGRGQFNCSLAAAHTPGTKQCTAGGNRHCAPVILPVQPNKTYRLRIASTTSLASLNLAIGNHKLTVVEADGNYVEPFVVDDMDIYSGDSYSVLLTTDQDPSSNYWVSIGVRGRAPKTAPALALLNYRPNRGFKLPAIAPPVTPAWNDTAHSKAFTTQIKARAGTPPPPATSDRRIELLNTQNKLDGHIKWSINNVSLVLPATPYLGSLKLGLKTALAAARPADTFGRAYDVTRPPHNPNTTTGDNVYVLRHNTTVDVVLQNANALQHNVSEVHPWHLHGHDFWVLGYGEGAYRGDAADAARLNLANPPLRNTAVIFPYGWTALRFVADNPGVWAFHCHIEPHLHMGMGVIFAEAIDRVGKVPKEAVSCGATATALMNGDHL